From the genome of Azospira restricta, one region includes:
- a CDS encoding CHASE2 domain-containing protein: MAVAATLKKHLVPILLGLALTLAFLGHAGRFYPIPLVSVIDAFIYDARLRLTMPGGVDERVVILDIDEKSLAEGGRWPWGRDKMAALLDRLFDHYRIAVLGFDVVFAEPDDSSGLKSLEAIGRRELKDDPGYQAALKGLRQSLDYDRRFAEAMAKRPVVLGYYFTNLSTAQTAGQLPEPVLPPGSFKGHRLAITTWNGYGANLPAYQQNAASAGHFVPLVDFDGVSRRVPMLVEYQGGYYESLSLAIVRLLLGQPPVAPGFADDGAGRDYAGLEWLELPTPRGTVRIPVDESAATLIPYRGKQGSFRYLPIADALHGRLPVEALQGKIVIVGTSTPGLMDLRATPVASAYPGVEIHANLVAGMLDGRLKQKPAYVLGAEVLMVALCGLVLALLLPLFSPARASLLAFGVLAAAAGLNFALWQSGLLIPLASTLLLILALYALSMSWGYFVESRSKRQLTGLFGQYVPPELVEEMSRDPENYSMEGRNEELTVLFSDVRSFTTISEGLDPKELTQLMNEYLGAMTTVIRHNRGTLDKYIGDAIMAFWGAPVADPEHARHAVLTALAMQRELRKLDAPFKARGWPELHIGVGINTGTMTVGDMGSPVRQSYTVMGDAVNLGSRLEGLTKQYGVGILVGETTRAAVKDVVFRELDRVRVKGKDAPVAIYEPLAAVGEVGQDVLDALKLWQQVLRLYRAQDWDQADVQLYNLTRQAPDCKLYRLYAERIAYYRQHPPGEGWDGVTTFETK; encoded by the coding sequence ATGGCCGTAGCGGCAACCCTGAAGAAGCACCTCGTCCCGATCCTGCTCGGCCTGGCGCTCACGCTCGCCTTCCTCGGCCATGCCGGCCGCTTCTACCCGATCCCGCTGGTCAGCGTGATCGACGCCTTCATCTACGACGCGCGGCTGCGGCTGACGATGCCGGGCGGCGTCGACGAGCGCGTGGTGATCCTCGACATCGACGAGAAGAGCCTGGCCGAGGGCGGGCGCTGGCCGTGGGGCCGCGACAAGATGGCGGCGCTGCTCGACCGCCTGTTCGACCACTACCGCATCGCCGTGCTCGGCTTCGACGTCGTCTTCGCCGAGCCCGACGACAGCTCCGGGCTGAAGTCGCTGGAGGCGATCGGCCGCCGCGAACTGAAGGACGACCCCGGCTACCAGGCGGCGCTGAAGGGCCTGCGCCAGAGCCTCGACTACGACCGCCGCTTCGCCGAGGCGATGGCGAAGCGGCCGGTGGTCCTCGGCTACTACTTCACCAACCTGTCGACGGCGCAGACCGCCGGCCAGCTGCCCGAACCGGTGCTGCCGCCGGGCTCCTTCAAGGGGCACCGCCTCGCCATCACCACCTGGAACGGCTACGGCGCGAACCTTCCCGCCTACCAGCAGAACGCCGCCAGTGCCGGCCATTTCGTGCCGCTGGTCGATTTCGACGGTGTTTCGCGCCGGGTGCCGATGCTGGTCGAGTACCAGGGGGGCTACTACGAGTCGCTGTCACTGGCGATCGTCCGCCTGCTGCTCGGCCAGCCGCCGGTGGCGCCGGGCTTCGCCGACGACGGCGCCGGTCGCGACTACGCCGGCCTCGAATGGCTCGAGCTGCCGACGCCGCGGGGCACGGTGCGCATCCCGGTGGACGAGTCGGCGGCGACGCTGATCCCCTATCGCGGCAAGCAGGGCAGCTTCCGCTACCTGCCGATCGCCGACGCGCTGCACGGCCGGCTGCCGGTCGAGGCGCTGCAGGGCAAGATCGTCATCGTCGGCACCTCGACGCCGGGGCTGATGGACCTGCGGGCGACGCCGGTGGCGAGCGCCTATCCCGGGGTCGAGATCCACGCCAACCTGGTCGCCGGCATGCTCGACGGTCGCCTCAAGCAGAAGCCGGCCTACGTGCTCGGCGCCGAGGTGCTGATGGTCGCCCTCTGCGGCCTCGTGCTGGCGCTGCTGCTGCCGCTCTTCTCGCCGGCCCGGGCGTCGCTGCTCGCGTTCGGCGTGCTCGCCGCCGCCGCCGGGCTCAACTTCGCGCTGTGGCAGTCGGGCCTGCTGATCCCGCTGGCCTCGACGCTGCTCTTGATCCTCGCCCTCTACGCGCTGTCGATGTCCTGGGGCTACTTCGTCGAGTCGCGCAGCAAGCGGCAGCTGACCGGGCTGTTCGGCCAGTACGTGCCGCCGGAGCTGGTCGAGGAGATGAGCCGGGATCCGGAGAACTACAGCATGGAAGGGCGCAACGAGGAGCTGACCGTGCTCTTCTCCGACGTCAGGAGCTTCACGACGATCTCCGAGGGGCTCGACCCGAAGGAGCTGACGCAGCTGATGAACGAGTACCTGGGCGCGATGACGACGGTGATCCGGCACAACCGCGGCACGCTCGACAAGTACATCGGCGACGCGATCATGGCCTTCTGGGGGGCGCCGGTCGCCGATCCGGAGCATGCGCGCCACGCCGTGCTCACCGCGCTCGCGATGCAGCGCGAGCTGCGCAAGCTGGATGCGCCGTTCAAGGCGCGCGGCTGGCCCGAGCTGCACATCGGCGTCGGCATCAATACCGGGACGATGACCGTCGGCGACATGGGCTCGCCGGTGCGCCAGTCCTATACTGTGATGGGTGACGCGGTGAACCTCGGGTCGCGGCTGGAAGGCCTCACCAAGCAGTACGGCGTCGGCATCCTGGTCGGCGAGACGACGCGGGCGGCGGTCAAGGACGTCGTCTTCCGCGAGCTCGACCGGGTCCGCGTCAAGGGCAAGGACGCGCCGGTGGCGATCTACGAGCCGCTCGCTGCCGTCGGCGAGGTCGGTCAGGACGTCCTCGATGCGCTCAAGCTGTGGCAGCAGGTGCTGCGCCTCTACCGCGCCCAGGACTGGGACCAGGCCGACGTGCAGCTCTACAACCTGACGCGGCAGGCGCCGGACTGCAAGCTCTACCGCCTCTACGCCGAGCGCATCGCGTACTACCGCCAGCACCCGCCGGGCGAGGGCTGGGACGGCGTCACTACCTTCGAGACGAAGTAA
- a CDS encoding FHA domain-containing protein, which yields MAKMILSMDGLVLKEIPLAKERMTIGRKPHNDIQIDNLAISGEHAAVVTILNDSFLEDLNSTNGTLVNGQPVKKHFLKNGDVVELGKYKLKYIAEQSAAAGDSPDFEKTMVMRSNMLRPAAEPAPAASASASAAQPAPPAAAAPVQAQPPAAIQILSGSNAGRELELTKSLTTLGKPGVQVAVIARRPHGYFITHVEGAQFPVVNGKALDAQAHPLADHDVIEIAGVKMEFFLKT from the coding sequence ATGGCAAAGATGATTCTCTCCATGGACGGCCTGGTGCTGAAGGAGATTCCGCTCGCCAAGGAACGGATGACCATCGGCCGCAAGCCGCACAACGACATTCAGATCGACAACCTGGCGATCTCCGGCGAGCACGCGGCGGTGGTGACGATCCTCAACGACTCCTTCCTCGAGGACCTGAACAGCACCAACGGCACGCTGGTGAATGGCCAGCCGGTCAAGAAGCACTTCCTGAAGAATGGCGATGTCGTCGAGCTCGGCAAGTACAAGCTGAAGTACATCGCCGAGCAGTCCGCCGCCGCGGGCGATTCGCCCGATTTCGAGAAGACGATGGTGATGCGCTCGAACATGCTGCGTCCGGCGGCCGAGCCCGCGCCCGCGGCGTCGGCGTCGGCGTCGGCGGCGCAGCCGGCACCGCCGGCGGCGGCCGCCCCGGTGCAGGCGCAGCCGCCGGCGGCGATCCAGATCCTGAGCGGCAGCAACGCCGGCCGCGAGCTCGAGCTGACCAAGTCGCTGACCACGCTCGGCAAGCCCGGCGTGCAGGTGGCGGTGATTGCCCGGCGGCCGCACGGCTACTTCATCACCCACGTCGAGGGCGCGCAGTTCCCGGTGGTGAACGGCAAGGCACTCGACGCGCAGGCGCACCCGCTGGCCGACCACGACGTGATCGAGATCGCCGGCGTGAAGATGGAATTCTTCCTGAAGACCTGA
- a CDS encoding Stp1/IreP family PP2C-type Ser/Thr phosphatase has product MGKSLSESLEIVTKTDPGMVRSHNEDSVFGNPHRGLVILADGMGGYNAGEVASGMATTVLSTELENAFVARSPDTPEADGGRYAQAAIRDRVARANAAIFNAAASQPQYAGMGTTLVLALFHDNRLTAAHIGDSRLYRLRGDALAQLTRDHSLLQEQIDAGMISAEEARHSQNKNLVTRALGVDPQVETEIHDHEVLPGDLYLLCSDGLNDMVEDDEIALTLQSLGANLELAATQLIQMANDNGGRDNVSVILVKVLREFPAATGWWAKFLNCFK; this is encoded by the coding sequence GTGGGCAAGAGTCTCTCCGAATCGCTCGAGATCGTCACCAAGACCGATCCGGGCATGGTTCGCTCGCACAACGAGGATTCCGTCTTCGGCAATCCGCACCGCGGCCTGGTCATCCTCGCCGACGGGATGGGCGGCTACAACGCCGGCGAGGTGGCCAGCGGCATGGCGACGACGGTGCTGTCGACCGAACTGGAGAACGCCTTCGTCGCGCGCTCACCGGACACGCCCGAGGCCGACGGCGGCCGCTACGCGCAGGCGGCGATCCGCGACCGCGTCGCCCGCGCCAACGCGGCGATCTTCAACGCCGCCGCCAGCCAGCCGCAGTACGCCGGGATGGGGACGACGCTGGTGCTGGCGCTGTTCCACGACAACCGGCTGACCGCCGCGCACATCGGCGACTCGCGCCTCTACCGGCTGCGCGGCGACGCCCTCGCGCAGCTGACCCGCGACCACTCGCTGCTGCAGGAGCAGATCGACGCCGGCATGATCAGCGCCGAGGAGGCCCGCCATTCGCAGAACAAGAACCTGGTGACGCGCGCGCTCGGCGTCGATCCGCAGGTCGAGACCGAGATCCACGACCACGAGGTGCTGCCGGGCGACCTCTACCTGCTCTGCTCCGACGGCCTCAACGACATGGTCGAGGACGACGAGATCGCGTTGACGCTGCAGTCGCTCGGCGCCAACCTGGAACTGGCGGCGACGCAGCTGATCCAGATGGCGAACGACAACGGCGGGCGCGACAACGTGTCGGTGATCCTGGTCAAGGTGTTGCGAGAGTTTCCGGCCGCCACCGGCTGGTGGGCGAAATTCCTCAACTGCTTCAAGTAA
- a CDS encoding CHASE2 domain-containing serine/threonine-protein kinase, giving the protein MRKTGFWKADWFLGLVVSLVMLALAGGDAVQSLERKAYDWGVQASSREPLARIAVIAIDDASIANLGRWPWPRDLHAKMADLLAGAKAKVVANTALFFEPQIDPGYAYVTKLAGLHEQALAAGGDSPPLAEMGALLKEAEARLNNDRSFAESLKRANSVVMPMLFRLGDPKGRPDHPLPEYVARNRLPQVGEAGGDALPAASVQYPIEALGTRAVAIGHLNANADVDGGIRAEPLVLRYYDLYFPSLSLLVAAKSLNLGPADIQARLGEEVRLGKLRIPTDGLTQMNTFFYKDRGDKPAFPVDSFYDVLTGKIPASKYQDRIVLIGATAGGVGAPQVTPVSPAMEPVLTLAHSVSSILQEHFFVTPPWGGYASLGVFVLVAFYLIVVLPQLSAGVGALATAVLLTALVGAHFGLMVGAGMWIQLMAAATLLLVGHLLLTTKRFLVTERGKEKSEAESAESNRMLGLAFQGQGQLDMAFDKFRKCPLDDQLLENLYNLALDFERKRQFNKAEAVFRYMAEYRLDFRDLPQRIARAKQMSETVMLGGSGGRSNASTLILNGGDVQKPMLGRYQVEKELGKGAMGVVYLGSDPKINRVVAIKTMALSQEFDEDELADVKTRFFREAETAGRLNHPHIVTIFDAGEEHDLAYIAMEFLKGRDLVPQTKPSGLLPLPQVMGIVARVAEALAYAHRNNVVHRDVKPANIMYEATSDQVKVTDFGIARITDSSKTKTGMVLGTPSYMSPEQLAGKKIDGRSDLFSLGVTLYQLCCGKLPFSGESMAQLMFKIANEPPADIRAERPDLPPCLTAIIDKALAKDVEQRYQSGDEMARDLRECMNAAPAPAAAPAAGFDLNL; this is encoded by the coding sequence ATGCGCAAGACCGGTTTCTGGAAGGCGGACTGGTTCCTCGGGCTGGTCGTGTCGCTGGTCATGCTCGCGCTGGCCGGTGGCGATGCCGTCCAGAGCCTGGAGCGCAAGGCCTACGACTGGGGCGTCCAGGCCTCGTCGCGCGAGCCGCTGGCGCGCATCGCGGTGATCGCGATCGACGATGCGTCGATCGCCAACCTCGGCCGCTGGCCGTGGCCGCGCGACCTGCACGCGAAGATGGCCGACCTGCTCGCTGGCGCCAAGGCGAAAGTGGTCGCTAACACCGCGCTCTTCTTCGAGCCGCAGATCGATCCCGGCTACGCCTATGTGACCAAGCTCGCCGGCCTGCACGAGCAGGCGCTGGCGGCCGGCGGCGACTCGCCGCCGCTGGCCGAGATGGGGGCGCTGCTGAAGGAGGCCGAGGCGCGGCTGAACAACGACCGCAGCTTCGCCGAAAGCCTCAAGCGCGCCAATTCGGTGGTGATGCCGATGCTGTTCCGCCTCGGCGACCCGAAGGGGCGGCCGGACCATCCGCTGCCCGAGTACGTCGCCCGAAACCGCCTGCCGCAGGTCGGCGAAGCCGGCGGCGACGCGCTGCCGGCGGCCTCGGTGCAGTACCCGATCGAGGCGCTCGGCACGCGCGCGGTCGCCATCGGTCACCTCAACGCCAACGCCGACGTCGACGGCGGCATCCGCGCCGAGCCGCTGGTGCTGCGCTACTACGACCTCTACTTCCCGTCGCTGTCGCTGCTGGTCGCGGCGAAGAGCCTCAACCTCGGCCCGGCCGATATCCAGGCGCGGCTCGGCGAGGAGGTGCGGCTCGGCAAGCTGCGCATCCCGACCGACGGCCTGACGCAGATGAACACCTTCTTCTACAAGGACCGCGGCGACAAGCCGGCCTTCCCGGTCGATTCGTTCTACGACGTGCTCACCGGCAAGATCCCGGCGAGCAAGTACCAGGACAGGATCGTGCTCATCGGCGCCACCGCCGGCGGCGTCGGCGCGCCGCAGGTGACGCCGGTGTCGCCTGCGATGGAGCCGGTGCTGACGCTGGCGCATTCGGTGTCGTCGATCCTGCAGGAGCACTTCTTCGTGACGCCGCCCTGGGGCGGCTACGCTTCGCTCGGCGTCTTCGTGCTCGTCGCCTTCTACCTGATCGTGGTGCTGCCGCAACTGTCCGCCGGCGTCGGCGCGCTCGCCACCGCCGTGCTGCTGACGGCGCTGGTTGGCGCCCACTTCGGCCTGATGGTCGGTGCCGGCATGTGGATCCAGCTGATGGCGGCGGCGACGCTGCTGCTGGTCGGCCACCTGCTGCTGACCACCAAGCGCTTCCTCGTCACCGAGCGCGGCAAGGAGAAGTCGGAGGCCGAGTCGGCCGAGTCGAACCGCATGCTCGGCCTCGCCTTCCAGGGGCAGGGGCAGCTCGACATGGCCTTCGACAAGTTCCGCAAGTGCCCGCTCGACGACCAACTGCTGGAGAACCTCTACAACCTGGCGCTGGACTTCGAGCGCAAGCGCCAGTTCAACAAGGCCGAGGCGGTGTTCCGCTACATGGCCGAGTATCGACTCGACTTCCGCGACCTGCCGCAGCGCATCGCGCGCGCCAAGCAGATGTCGGAGACGGTGATGCTCGGCGGCAGCGGCGGGCGGAGCAACGCCAGCACGCTGATCCTCAACGGCGGCGACGTGCAGAAGCCGATGCTCGGCCGCTACCAGGTCGAGAAGGAGCTGGGCAAGGGCGCGATGGGCGTCGTCTACCTCGGCAGCGATCCGAAGATCAACCGCGTCGTCGCGATCAAGACGATGGCGCTGTCGCAGGAGTTCGACGAGGACGAGCTGGCCGACGTCAAGACGCGCTTCTTCCGCGAGGCGGAGACGGCCGGCCGCCTCAACCACCCGCACATCGTCACCATCTTCGACGCCGGCGAGGAGCACGACCTCGCCTACATCGCGATGGAATTCCTCAAGGGCCGCGACCTGGTGCCGCAGACCAAGCCCAGCGGCCTGCTGCCGCTGCCGCAGGTGATGGGCATCGTCGCCCGCGTCGCCGAGGCGCTCGCCTATGCGCACCGCAACAACGTCGTGCACCGCGACGTGAAGCCGGCCAACATCATGTACGAGGCGACGAGCGACCAGGTCAAGGTGACCGACTTCGGCATCGCGCGCATCACCGACTCGTCGAAGACGAAGACCGGCATGGTCCTCGGCACGCCCAGCTACATGTCGCCGGAGCAGCTCGCCGGCAAGAAGATCGACGGCCGCTCCGATCTCTTCTCGCTCGGCGTCACGCTCTACCAGCTGTGCTGCGGCAAGCTGCCGTTTTCCGGCGAGTCGATGGCGCAGCTGATGTTCAAGATCGCCAACGAGCCGCCGGCCGACATCCGCGCCGAACGTCCGGACCTGCCGCCCTGCCTGACGGCGATCATCGACAAGGCGCTGGCCAAGGACGTCGAGCAGCGCTACCAGAGCGGCGACGAGATGGCGCGCGATTTGCGTGAGTGCATGAACGCCGCCCCGGCGCCCGCCGCCGCGCCGGCCGCCGGCTTCGACCTCAACCTCTAG
- a CDS encoding TerC family protein — MPESFVSPEFWVAVLQIIMIDLVLSGDNAVVIALACRNLPAEQRRQGILWGVAGAVGLRVVLTMAAAVVMNLPWLKLVGGVLLLWIGVKLLLPGDDDGHEVSAADHLWGAVRTIVIADFVMSVDNVIAVAGASHGNLGLLLFGLVVSIPLIVWSSQIVLRLMERWPVVVVIGGALLGWVAGSMIWSDPAVGGLVAAFPAGSASFAAALSALLVVALGKWMETRRLRTAAIAPE; from the coding sequence GTGCCCGAATCCTTCGTTTCGCCCGAATTCTGGGTTGCCGTGCTGCAGATCATCATGATCGATCTGGTGCTCTCCGGCGACAACGCCGTCGTCATCGCGCTGGCCTGCCGCAACCTGCCCGCCGAGCAGCGCCGGCAAGGCATCCTGTGGGGCGTCGCCGGCGCCGTCGGCCTGCGCGTGGTGCTGACCATGGCTGCGGCCGTGGTGATGAACCTGCCCTGGCTGAAGCTGGTCGGCGGCGTGCTGCTGCTGTGGATCGGCGTCAAGCTGCTGCTGCCCGGGGACGACGACGGCCACGAGGTCTCGGCGGCCGACCACCTGTGGGGCGCGGTGCGCACGATCGTCATCGCCGATTTCGTGATGAGCGTGGACAACGTCATTGCGGTGGCCGGCGCCTCGCACGGCAACCTCGGCCTGCTGCTCTTCGGCCTCGTCGTCAGCATCCCGCTGATCGTCTGGTCGAGCCAGATCGTGCTGCGGCTGATGGAGCGCTGGCCGGTGGTCGTCGTCATCGGCGGCGCCCTGCTCGGCTGGGTCGCCGGCTCGATGATCTGGAGCGACCCCGCCGTCGGCGGGCTGGTCGCGGCCTTCCCGGCAGGGTCGGCGTCGTTCGCCGCGGCGCTGTCGGCGCTGCTGGTCGTGGCGCTGGGCAAATGGATGGAAACGCGGCGGCTGCGGACTGCCGCGATCGCCCCCGAGTGA